The Hyphococcus flavus genome contains a region encoding:
- a CDS encoding aldo/keto reductase, with translation MINRRMVVAALASAPLAPKLASAQPARLHKTIPSTGETVPAVGMGTWLTFDVGANAGLRRTRLDVTRTFFELGGAIIDSSPMYGSSQDVLGYALENLVYPSQLFAADKVWIRGGENGPAQVAQTRRRWGVESFDLLQVHNLVSWRAHLDTLFSMKAEGRLRYVGVTSYAGLRYSQIEAIMNEHPLDFIQITYNLVDRAAENRLLPLAQEKGIAVIANRPFRESQLIDAAMRRPLPEMAADIGAQNWAQFLLKFIISHPAITAAIPATRRVDHMRENMGALTGPMPDAAFRQQMAEEATKL, from the coding sequence ATGATCAATCGCCGAATGGTTGTCGCCGCCCTGGCGTCCGCGCCGCTGGCGCCGAAACTTGCCTCGGCGCAACCGGCGCGCTTGCACAAGACGATACCTTCAACCGGCGAAACCGTGCCGGCGGTCGGCATGGGCACATGGCTGACTTTCGATGTCGGCGCGAATGCAGGCCTGAGGCGCACCCGGCTTGACGTTACACGAACATTTTTCGAGTTGGGCGGCGCCATTATCGACTCCTCGCCCATGTATGGATCATCGCAGGACGTGCTGGGGTATGCGCTTGAAAACCTTGTTTACCCCTCTCAACTTTTCGCCGCAGATAAAGTCTGGATCAGAGGCGGCGAAAACGGCCCGGCGCAAGTCGCTCAAACCCGCAGGCGCTGGGGCGTTGAATCTTTCGACCTTTTGCAGGTCCATAACCTTGTCAGTTGGCGCGCGCATCTCGACACGCTGTTCTCCATGAAGGCGGAAGGTCGCCTGCGTTATGTAGGCGTTACTAGCTATGCGGGCCTGCGCTATAGCCAGATCGAAGCGATCATGAACGAACACCCGCTCGATTTTATTCAGATTACGTACAATCTTGTAGATCGCGCAGCAGAAAACCGTCTACTCCCGTTGGCCCAGGAGAAAGGGATCGCCGTTATCGCCAACCGCCCTTTCCGCGAAAGCCAACTCATCGACGCGGCCATGCGGCGGCCGCTGCCGGAGATGGCGGCGGACATCGGCGCGCAAAACTGGGCGCAGTTTCTTTTAAAGTTCATCATTTCACATCCGGCGATCACCGCCGCCATACCCGCAACCCGGCGGGTCGATCATATGCGCGAGAATATGGGCGCGCTGACCGGACCCATGCCCGACGCCGCGTTCCGCCAGCAGATGGCTGAAGAAGCAACGAAACTTTAA
- a CDS encoding efflux RND transporter permease subunit, with protein MTDHSTPAPGSSGGFIGTFIQRPILAAVLSLLIVIAGLAALFGVEVRELPDVDQPVVSIDTNYPGATPETVDAEVTAIIEGAIAQVDGIQNISSSSGFGDSDVNIEFSSSVDIDIAATDVQNAISSVFDELPEEVELPRVRKADSNGSAMMRLSISSPDMDPGDLARLVDDVVVPRLQAVEGVAQADSYGARNKLIRIRVRPVSLAARGYTVEDVARLAATAAQSTPSGRLRSDTQQILIRAEAPATTPEAIAALRLDDQTRLSDVAIVEWGYQGETTTARVNGDPGIGIGIVRQAQSNTMAVSAGVRRAVDELNQSLPQSVTVTVRTDDSIFISEAVREVFKSLLLATAIVVFVIFLFLRSLRATMIPAVTIPISLLGTVAAIYLAGFSINLITLLALVMAAGLVVDDAVVVTENIQRWRAKGAGKRAAAVVGTREIIFAVLATTATLAAVFIPISFLPGQAGRLFSEFGFVMAFAVMVSSFVALTLCPVLTVRLGREHRAEMDNVDEEGEKKPDGPLAKIYGPMLRFVLGRPVLVTIASLVFAAGAVVAFKAVPNELTPEEDRGRVFVMVLPQDGASFEYLDLKVLEIEQRLQQLVDDGFGESIVSINGVWGGNRSFVVFSLPDWSERDFSQSEVERRVRQLVGDIPGVSAIIRSGNSLGIRGAGQGLRFAVVGDDYTVAAAGADAIAERMMQSPLFADVRTDFQTSQPQVRIDIDREAATSLGVPISAITRTVQVMADEFRAAQVFVGDDIINIMMSGAGEPVNDPTDLANIFLRANNGDFVPLSSLASVEEVAVASQLAREQRRRAVPVSAELRTGVPLGDAVTAMQAIAAETLEGNLSVTLLGEAKVLQDSNRSTLLVFAFAGLIVFLVLAAQFESFVSSLIIMVTVPFGLAAAMYAIMLTGGSINYYSQIGLVLLIGIMAKNGILIVEFANQQRDRGYSVREAIERAAMVRLRPVLMTAISTLLASLPLILGSGAGAESRAALGWVIFGGLGFAAIFTLFLTPVSFLMLAGLAKPRAAEGQKVAEELAKAPAA; from the coding sequence TTGACTGACCATTCGACACCTGCGCCCGGCAGCAGCGGCGGTTTTATCGGGACGTTCATCCAGCGGCCCATTCTCGCCGCGGTTTTAAGTCTCCTGATTGTTATCGCGGGTCTAGCAGCGCTATTTGGTGTCGAGGTGCGCGAATTACCTGACGTCGATCAGCCGGTTGTTTCCATCGATACGAATTATCCGGGCGCGACGCCTGAAACGGTTGATGCTGAAGTCACAGCGATCATCGAAGGCGCCATCGCCCAAGTCGACGGCATTCAGAACATTTCCTCGTCATCCGGCTTTGGCGACAGTGACGTCAACATCGAATTTTCGTCTTCCGTTGATATCGATATCGCGGCAACAGATGTCCAGAACGCAATTTCTTCGGTTTTTGACGAGTTGCCTGAGGAAGTTGAATTGCCGCGCGTTCGCAAGGCTGACTCCAACGGCTCGGCGATGATGCGCCTGAGCATCTCAAGCCCGGACATGGATCCCGGCGATCTCGCCCGCCTTGTCGACGATGTTGTCGTGCCGCGATTGCAGGCGGTTGAAGGTGTCGCGCAGGCGGATTCTTACGGCGCCCGTAATAAATTGATCCGCATTCGCGTACGCCCCGTTTCGCTTGCCGCGCGTGGCTATACTGTCGAGGATGTGGCGCGACTCGCCGCAACGGCGGCGCAGTCCACGCCGAGTGGTCGCCTTAGAAGCGACACGCAACAGATTCTTATACGTGCCGAAGCGCCAGCGACTACACCAGAAGCGATCGCCGCGTTGCGCCTTGATGACCAGACGCGGTTATCAGACGTCGCTATTGTTGAATGGGGCTATCAGGGAGAAACGACGACGGCGCGTGTCAATGGCGATCCCGGCATCGGTATCGGCATTGTTCGCCAGGCGCAGTCCAACACCATGGCGGTCTCGGCGGGCGTACGCCGGGCGGTTGACGAACTTAACCAGTCGCTTCCGCAAAGTGTGACGGTAACCGTCCGAACTGACGATTCTATTTTCATTTCGGAAGCTGTTCGCGAGGTGTTCAAAAGCTTGTTGCTGGCGACCGCCATCGTGGTTTTCGTGATCTTCTTGTTCCTGCGCTCCTTGCGGGCGACGATGATCCCGGCCGTGACCATTCCTATTTCACTGTTGGGTACAGTTGCAGCGATCTATCTCGCCGGATTTTCCATCAATCTGATCACGCTTCTCGCGCTCGTTATGGCGGCGGGGCTTGTGGTTGATGACGCTGTTGTGGTGACTGAGAATATTCAACGCTGGCGCGCGAAAGGCGCTGGCAAGCGCGCAGCCGCCGTTGTCGGCACGCGTGAAATTATTTTCGCGGTTCTGGCGACCACGGCGACCCTCGCCGCCGTGTTCATTCCAATCTCGTTCCTGCCCGGCCAGGCCGGCCGTCTGTTTTCGGAATTCGGTTTCGTCATGGCTTTTGCCGTGATGGTGTCTTCTTTTGTTGCGCTGACATTGTGTCCGGTGCTGACTGTTCGTCTCGGGCGCGAGCATCGCGCTGAAATGGACAATGTGGACGAGGAAGGTGAGAAAAAGCCTGATGGGCCGCTGGCGAAAATCTACGGACCCATGTTGCGGTTTGTTCTCGGGCGGCCGGTGCTCGTCACTATCGCTTCACTGGTTTTTGCTGCGGGCGCCGTCGTCGCTTTCAAGGCCGTGCCGAATGAGCTGACGCCCGAAGAAGACCGCGGCCGGGTTTTTGTCATGGTCCTGCCGCAAGACGGTGCGAGTTTCGAGTATCTCGATCTCAAAGTGCTTGAGATCGAGCAACGCCTGCAACAACTGGTTGATGACGGGTTCGGCGAATCGATTGTCTCCATCAATGGCGTCTGGGGCGGCAACCGATCCTTCGTTGTGTTCAGTTTACCTGACTGGAGCGAGCGCGATTTCAGTCAAAGCGAGGTTGAGCGGCGCGTTCGTCAGCTTGTGGGTGATATTCCCGGCGTTTCAGCGATCATACGCAGCGGCAACTCGCTTGGTATTCGCGGGGCCGGTCAGGGGTTGCGCTTCGCGGTGGTCGGTGATGACTACACGGTGGCCGCTGCAGGTGCGGACGCGATAGCCGAACGCATGATGCAATCGCCGTTGTTCGCAGATGTGCGCACTGACTTTCAAACATCGCAGCCTCAGGTCCGCATCGATATCGACCGCGAAGCCGCGACGTCGCTTGGTGTTCCCATCTCCGCAATAACCAGAACGGTTCAGGTCATGGCCGACGAATTTCGCGCGGCCCAGGTTTTTGTGGGCGATGATATTATCAACATCATGATGTCCGGCGCGGGCGAGCCTGTGAACGACCCGACGGATTTGGCTAACATATTCCTGCGCGCCAATAATGGCGACTTTGTACCGCTGTCATCTTTAGCTTCGGTTGAGGAAGTCGCGGTGGCGTCGCAACTGGCGCGCGAGCAGCGCCGGCGGGCCGTGCCGGTATCGGCTGAGTTAAGAACAGGTGTTCCGCTTGGTGATGCGGTCACGGCGATGCAGGCGATCGCCGCTGAAACGCTTGAGGGGAATCTGTCTGTGACGCTGCTTGGCGAGGCAAAAGTCTTGCAGGATTCCAATCGCTCGACGCTTCTCGTCTTTGCCTTTGCCGGGCTGATTGTGTTCCTCGTTCTCGCTGCGCAATTTGAAAGTTTCGTCAGCTCTCTGATTATTATGGTGACTGTGCCATTTGGCCTGGCTGCAGCAATGTATGCGATTATGCTGACGGGCGGTTCGATCAACTATTACAGTCAGATCGGCCTCGTGCTTTTGATCGGCATCATGGCGAAAAACGGCATCCTGATTGTTGAGTTCGCCAACCAGCAGCGCGATAGAGGGTATAGCGTGCGCGAAGCGATTGAGCGCGCGGCGATGGTTCGATTGCGTCCGGTTTTGATGACAGCGATTTCAACCTTGCTCGCCAGCCTGCCGCTTATTCTTGGCTCTGGCGCCGGTGCTGAAAGCCGCGCCGCGCTTGGGTGGGTGATTTTCGGCGGCCTCGGATTCGCGGCGATTTTCACGCTGTTCCTCACGCCCGTATCGTTTTTGATGTTGGCGGGGCTTGCAAAACCACGTGCAGCCGAAGGGCAGAAAGTCGCCGAGGAACTGGCGAAGGCGCCGGCGGCTTAG
- a CDS encoding RluA family pseudouridine synthase, which yields MTAEDETLKPDEKGAYSFTPGAEDIGARIDKWLSDRIEALTRSRLKALIEEGALSRDGDVFTDPSWKLREGENYTLTPPPVADPEPLGEAISLDVVYEDADLIVINKPAGMVVHPASGNWTGTLVNALIHHCGESLSGVGGVARPGIVHRIDKDTSGLLVVAKNDVAHQGLGAAFSAHDIDRVYEAVAVGAPRPGFGTIDAALARATGDRKKMAVVNEQAHNDLDASPSRRGARHAITHYKVLEAFGRTRAKLKGDALACLLECRLETGRTHQIRVHLSSIGHPLIGDQTYGRGPGLGGLKPGDEAADKSLAILNKFRRQALHAKVLGFAHPITGEALRFKRDAPADFQTLLAALRDL from the coding sequence ATGACCGCAGAAGACGAAACCCTCAAGCCTGATGAGAAAGGCGCATATTCCTTTACGCCCGGTGCGGAGGATATTGGCGCGCGAATCGACAAATGGCTTTCGGACCGCATCGAAGCCCTGACCCGCTCTCGCCTGAAAGCCCTCATCGAAGAGGGCGCGCTATCCCGGGACGGCGATGTCTTTACGGACCCGTCCTGGAAGCTGCGCGAAGGAGAAAATTACACCCTGACGCCACCGCCGGTCGCTGACCCCGAGCCTCTAGGCGAGGCTATTTCGCTTGATGTTGTTTATGAGGATGCAGACCTCATCGTCATCAACAAGCCGGCTGGCATGGTCGTTCACCCGGCGTCCGGCAACTGGACCGGCACGCTGGTGAACGCGCTGATCCATCATTGCGGGGAAAGTCTTTCAGGCGTTGGCGGCGTCGCCCGTCCCGGCATTGTTCACCGCATCGACAAGGACACGTCGGGCTTGCTGGTGGTTGCTAAAAACGATGTCGCTCATCAGGGCCTTGGCGCAGCATTCTCCGCACACGACATAGATCGCGTCTACGAAGCGGTTGCTGTTGGCGCGCCACGGCCCGGCTTCGGCACAATCGACGCCGCGCTCGCGCGCGCTACCGGCGACCGCAAGAAAATGGCTGTTGTAAACGAACAGGCGCATAACGATTTGGACGCATCGCCATCGCGGCGGGGGGCCCGCCATGCCATTACCCATTACAAAGTTTTAGAGGCCTTTGGCCGGACGCGCGCGAAGCTGAAAGGCGATGCGCTCGCCTGTTTGCTTGAATGCAGGCTTGAGACGGGCCGCACGCACCAGATACGCGTTCACCTCTCCTCTATCGGTCATCCGCTGATCGGCGATCAGACATATGGGCGCGGACCGGGCCTTGGCGGATTAAAACCGGGAGATGAGGCGGCGGACAAATCCCTTGCGATCCTCAATAAATTCCGCCGTCAGGCCCTGCATGCGAAAGTGCTGGGCTTTGCCCACCCTATCACCGGCGAAGCGCTTCGGTTCAAGCGCGATGCCCCGGCAGACTTTCAAACCTTGCTTGCAGCGCTGCGCGACCTGTGA
- the rpoH gene encoding RNA polymerase sigma factor RpoH — translation MSNALTTTGAALTPEGSLSRYLAEIRKFPMLEKEEEYMLAKRFAEHEDPDAAQKLITSHLRLVAKIAMGYRGYGLPIGEVISEGNVGLMQAVKRFDPEKGFRLATYAMWWIRASIQEYILRSWSLVKIGTTAAQKKLFFNLRKIKGQIDAVDEGDLHPEQVEHIATKLGVTHDDVISMNRRMSGGEASLNAPMGKDAEGGGEWQDWLVDDNAVNPETKLANDDEYDMRMGLLEQALSTLNEREQHILTERRLKDNPATLEELSQVYNVSRERVRQIEVRAFEKLQKAMKRMDKEARTRSPETVEAS, via the coding sequence ATGAGCAATGCATTGACAACAACCGGAGCAGCCTTAACGCCGGAAGGAAGCCTTTCGCGATATCTCGCCGAGATTCGCAAGTTTCCCATGCTGGAAAAGGAAGAGGAATACATGCTGGCGAAACGTTTCGCCGAGCATGAGGACCCGGACGCTGCGCAAAAGCTGATCACATCTCACCTTCGGCTCGTGGCGAAAATCGCCATGGGGTATCGCGGTTACGGCTTGCCCATCGGCGAGGTGATTTCCGAAGGCAATGTGGGCCTGATGCAAGCGGTCAAACGCTTTGACCCCGAGAAAGGCTTCCGTCTCGCCACATACGCCATGTGGTGGATCCGCGCCTCGATCCAGGAATACATTTTGCGCTCATGGTCGCTCGTTAAAATCGGCACCACCGCCGCGCAGAAAAAATTGTTCTTCAACCTGCGCAAGATCAAGGGCCAGATCGACGCCGTCGATGAAGGTGATCTGCACCCGGAACAGGTTGAGCACATCGCCACGAAACTCGGCGTCACCCATGATGATGTCATCAGCATGAACCGGCGCATGTCCGGCGGCGAAGCGTCGCTTAACGCGCCCATGGGCAAGGACGCCGAAGGCGGCGGCGAGTGGCAGGACTGGCTGGTTGACGACAACGCCGTCAATCCGGAAACGAAACTCGCCAATGATGACGAATACGACATGCGCATGGGGCTGTTGGAACAGGCCCTCTCGACCTTAAACGAGCGCGAGCAGCACATTCTGACCGAGCGCCGCCTGAAAGATAATCCGGCGACGCTGGAAGAGCTGAGCCAAGTCTACAACGTGTCGCGCGAGCGCGTGCGCCAGATCGAAGTGCGCGCCTTTGAAAAGCTGCAAAAAGCGATGAAGCGCATGGACAAGGAAGCGCGTACACGCTCGCCGGAAACGGTTGAGGCATCTTAA
- a CDS encoding adenylate/guanylate cyclase domain-containing protein yields MKSRQAAFRPWALGAIKLPQFLKTLVFAGVEGYSRRDKRFLAVANVTGYLGALSSLSFAITFAMVDFNALRAAVIGNIVSATGTILTPFTHRFGRSAAAIYLGVVFYSTLYFFVSVLGRESGIQLNYIAAAAITITILGVQRVHIAFPLMALGLILHLFVWFSFPTGSGAGAVDPSLMSAIYIQSATTIMIILAVATYYILQLSEAAQARSDALLLNIMPSAIAERLIDNPDQVIAEYHAQATVMFADLREFTQLAAELGPEPTVALLDELFSTFDMLADRRGVEKIKTIGDAYMAVAGVPIARADHAAAIMRLAEDMRDALPGISQKAGRSLQLRIGIESGPVVAGVIGRAKFAYDVWGHTVNVAARFQQLAGSGEIIAGKGFFAAIGDEGRFKPLGEQTLQGIGVQQAWLLNDQVARGGSSV; encoded by the coding sequence ATGAAATCCAGGCAAGCAGCTTTTCGCCCATGGGCGTTAGGAGCAATAAAGCTACCGCAGTTTCTGAAAACGCTCGTTTTTGCCGGTGTTGAGGGGTATTCGCGCCGCGACAAGCGCTTTTTGGCGGTTGCAAATGTCACCGGATATCTCGGCGCGCTTTCTTCCCTGTCATTCGCGATCACGTTCGCTATGGTCGATTTCAACGCTCTTCGGGCCGCTGTTATCGGCAATATTGTTTCCGCAACGGGTACGATACTCACGCCTTTTACGCACCGCTTTGGGCGCAGCGCCGCCGCCATTTACCTGGGGGTGGTCTTTTACTCCACATTGTATTTTTTCGTTTCCGTGCTTGGGCGCGAGTCCGGCATTCAGCTCAATTATATCGCGGCTGCCGCGATTACGATCACAATTCTCGGCGTTCAGCGCGTACACATCGCCTTTCCGCTGATGGCGCTGGGACTCATTTTGCATCTTTTCGTGTGGTTTTCATTTCCAACAGGTAGCGGCGCCGGGGCGGTTGACCCGTCTTTGATGTCAGCCATCTACATTCAGTCAGCGACTACTATAATGATCATTCTTGCTGTCGCGACATATTACATATTGCAACTTTCCGAAGCTGCGCAGGCGCGCAGTGATGCGTTACTATTGAACATCATGCCGTCGGCGATCGCCGAACGCCTGATTGACAATCCCGATCAGGTTATCGCGGAGTATCACGCGCAAGCGACGGTCATGTTCGCTGATTTACGCGAGTTTACACAACTCGCTGCGGAACTTGGCCCGGAGCCGACAGTAGCGTTGCTCGATGAGCTTTTTTCCACTTTCGACATGCTTGCAGACCGGCGGGGCGTCGAAAAGATAAAAACTATCGGCGATGCTTATATGGCCGTGGCTGGGGTTCCCATTGCTCGTGCTGACCACGCGGCGGCGATCATGCGTCTCGCAGAGGACATGCGAGATGCGTTACCTGGTATTTCTCAAAAAGCGGGGCGGTCGCTGCAACTTCGGATCGGTATTGAATCGGGTCCGGTCGTTGCGGGCGTCATCGGGCGGGCGAAATTCGCGTATGATGTTTGGGGGCACACGGTGAATGTTGCTGCACGCTTTCAGCAGCTTGCCGGATCAGGCGAGATCATTGCCGGCAAGGGGTTCTTTGCGGCCATCGGCGATGAGGGCCGATTCAAACCGCTGGGCGAACAAACGCTACAGGGCATAGGCGTGCAGCAGGCGTGGCTGTTGAACGATCAAGTCGCCAGAGGCGGCAGTTCAGTTTAA